One window of the Shewanella khirikhana genome contains the following:
- a CDS encoding exopolysaccharide biosynthesis protein, whose translation MKRSQPHARQLLWLKRAAVEGSRLTPAARRKLYFKTGFYSLALIWCLVALLMWLTPAKYVSRWTLILPGSGAGAMVSLDSLGQASASTSSPYLSSAIDPRENYKAIVLSDPVLMLAAEQLKESVGAFGKPKLKLPSQTGLMEFASVGATPQLANARAWALYQSLQQTLSTLRLDEIAQREAGVRQGLDGFAAKVSESQQRILMYQSERGLVSLDQFKELALTTERLRQSRTGIESQVRGLDASLATLERHLGLDVSEAAALLKLKNDQLFQALLMSDTRLGASLTELGGRLGPRHPQMQTLSAEAASVRQGLKRRCTELLGHCDVSRMLMLSADDMDGRAQLMQQLISLATEADGKRRELETLSTEISAWETRLEASKKDAARLEDLNREHQLATAVFTSAAARMDVGKADIYAAYPMLQLMAAPQMPKQPDPVGPLLILVGGIAASISIIAGLSLLWIRKPILHKLLMSA comes from the coding sequence AAACGGGCCGCAGTGGAAGGCTCCCGCCTCACCCCGGCGGCGCGCCGCAAACTCTACTTCAAAACCGGCTTTTACAGCCTGGCGCTGATCTGGTGTCTGGTTGCACTGCTGATGTGGCTCACCCCCGCCAAGTACGTCAGCCGCTGGACCCTGATTTTGCCCGGCAGCGGCGCAGGCGCGATGGTGAGTCTCGACAGCCTCGGTCAGGCGAGCGCCTCCACCAGCTCCCCGTATCTGTCATCAGCTATCGACCCAAGGGAAAACTACAAGGCCATTGTGCTCTCAGACCCGGTATTAATGCTGGCGGCCGAGCAGCTAAAGGAGTCGGTAGGCGCCTTTGGCAAACCCAAACTCAAGCTGCCCAGCCAAACCGGACTGATGGAGTTTGCCAGTGTCGGCGCCACGCCGCAGCTTGCCAACGCCAGGGCCTGGGCACTGTATCAAAGCCTGCAGCAAACACTGTCGACCCTGAGGCTGGATGAGATTGCCCAGCGCGAAGCCGGTGTGCGTCAGGGGCTCGATGGTTTTGCCGCCAAGGTCAGTGAAAGCCAGCAGCGGATTTTGATGTATCAGTCCGAGCGCGGTCTGGTGTCGCTCGATCAATTCAAAGAGCTGGCGCTGACCACCGAAAGGTTGCGCCAAAGCCGCACCGGCATTGAGTCTCAGGTGCGTGGTCTCGATGCCAGTCTGGCGACCCTTGAGCGCCATCTGGGGCTGGATGTCTCTGAGGCCGCCGCCCTGCTCAAACTTAAAAACGATCAGCTGTTTCAGGCACTCTTGATGTCAGACACCCGTCTTGGTGCCAGCCTGACCGAACTTGGCGGCCGCCTTGGGCCACGCCATCCACAAATGCAAACTCTCAGCGCCGAAGCTGCCAGCGTCCGCCAGGGGCTGAAACGCCGCTGCACCGAACTGCTTGGCCACTGCGATGTGTCGCGGATGCTGATGCTCTCGGCGGACGATATGGATGGCCGCGCGCAGCTGATGCAGCAGCTGATAAGCCTCGCCACCGAGGCAGACGGCAAACGCCGGGAGCTTGAGACCTTAAGTACCGAGATAAGCGCGTGGGAAACCCGCCTCGAAGCCAGCAAGAAAGACGCCGCCAGGCTTGAAGATTTAAACCGCGAGCATCAGCTGGCCACCGCCGTATTCACCTCGGCCGCCGCCAGAATGGATGTAGGCAAGGCCGACATTTACGCCGCCTACCCCATGCTGCAACTGATGGCTGCGCCACAAATGCCCAAACAACCCGATCCCGTGGGGCCGCTGCTGATTTTGGTTGGCGGCATCGCGGCCTCTATCAGCATCATTGCCGGACTGAGCCTGTTATGGATCCGCAAACCCATATTGCACAAACTGCTGATGAGCGCCTGA
- a CDS encoding O-antigen ligase domain-containing protein, protein MDPQTHIAQTADERLIYRAISLTFVVWLLGGLYLLAPVLGWVLLARLVRRKLSQPKHDKPLSWPLYAWALAMVVMLLALVIGHLTMELGTAKLIKSSIGWAKGWALMALFMLAAALPVRPEVIFRACCLVCKQAVLLMPLFVLAWLLHLPQTLWVSPTQLIGGPGPEFFSVSLYEIDPGSHTPRWRLFTPWAPALGLMGNLYFICALEEKHTGYRRWGLAGSILMILLSQSRLAIACVLLVIGLRLLLASFRHPWVYLLAAPGMMLAGCVGGVIIERAEAGMQAVKAARAGSTRVRQALGDIALERWWNEAIVWGHGIVERGPHMVEYMPIGSHHTWYGLLFVKGLAGAIALGFAFGASFLHLLPHVSRLSSARLGLSLLLMLFLYTFGENLEILSYLFWPALMLIGRAHIDCGKAIRKMQNARVTSESK, encoded by the coding sequence ATGGATCCGCAAACCCATATTGCACAAACTGCTGATGAGCGCCTGATTTATCGGGCCATCAGCCTCACCTTTGTCGTTTGGCTGCTGGGCGGTCTGTACCTGCTGGCGCCTGTGCTCGGCTGGGTGCTGCTGGCCCGCCTCGTGCGGCGCAAGCTCAGCCAGCCAAAGCATGACAAGCCGCTGAGCTGGCCGCTGTATGCCTGGGCGCTGGCCATGGTGGTCATGCTGCTGGCGCTGGTGATAGGCCACCTCACCATGGAGCTTGGCACTGCCAAACTGATTAAATCTTCCATCGGCTGGGCCAAGGGCTGGGCCCTGATGGCACTGTTTATGTTGGCCGCAGCGCTGCCGGTGCGCCCGGAAGTGATTTTTCGCGCCTGCTGCCTGGTGTGCAAACAGGCAGTGCTGTTAATGCCACTGTTTGTTCTGGCGTGGCTGCTGCATCTGCCGCAAACCCTGTGGGTCTCCCCCACCCAGCTGATTGGTGGCCCGGGGCCGGAGTTTTTCAGCGTCAGTCTCTATGAAATCGACCCAGGCAGCCACACCCCGCGCTGGCGCCTGTTTACCCCCTGGGCCCCCGCCCTTGGGCTGATGGGGAATCTGTACTTCATCTGTGCACTGGAAGAGAAGCACACAGGCTATCGCCGCTGGGGCTTGGCCGGCAGCATCCTGATGATCCTCTTGTCCCAATCCCGGCTCGCCATCGCCTGCGTGCTGCTGGTTATCGGCCTCAGGCTGCTGCTGGCAAGCTTCCGCCATCCCTGGGTCTATCTGCTTGCCGCCCCCGGCATGATGCTGGCGGGCTGCGTCGGCGGCGTCATCATCGAGCGGGCCGAGGCGGGTATGCAGGCGGTCAAGGCCGCCCGCGCAGGCTCGACCCGGGTCAGGCAGGCCCTCGGGGATATTGCACTTGAGCGTTGGTGGAACGAAGCCATCGTTTGGGGTCACGGCATAGTGGAGCGCGGCCCGCACATGGTGGAGTACATGCCCATCGGCTCCCACCACACCTGGTACGGACTCTTGTTTGTCAAAGGCCTGGCAGGCGCCATCGCCCTTGGATTTGCATTTGGCGCCAGCTTTTTGCACCTGCTGCCCCATGTCAGCCGCTTGTCATCGGCAAGGCTTGGACTGTCATTGCTGCTGATGCTGTTTCTGTACACCTTCGGCGAGAACCTCGAGATCCTCTCCTACCTCTTCTGGCCTGCGCTGATGCTGATTGGCAGAGCGCATATCGACTGTGGCAAAGCCATTCGCAAAATGCAAAACGCCCGAGTCACCTCTGAAAGCAAATAA